The genomic DNA ggctgggagagtattcccagtgtctatagctgaaagaccctgtacctattccatcttaaatttacaaagctattttttactgttttcctctctttaattaaaagcttttcttgtttaagaacctaactgtttttttattctggtgtgagatcccaggggacggggtctggattcaccagggaattggtggggagaaaggagggaagagggagagagaggctgatttctctctgtgtcaggattactttctccaggaagagtctgggagggggaaagagaaggagggaggaaggtgaattgtcctctctgttttgtgattcaaggagtttgaatcacacagtgatcttccaggggaacccagggaggggaagcctgggagaggcaacggtgaggggaagggtttactttccttgtattaagatccagaaggtctgggtcttgggggtccccgggaaaggttttgtggggactagagtgtaccaggcactggaattcctggttggtggcagcgctacaggttctaagctggtaactgagcttagaggaattcatgctggtaccccatcttttggacgctaaggttcagagtggggaattgtaccatgacatggtAGGCAGCGGTgggataagatagaatccaaaagccagtgaggtttttatttctctccctgctagctatctgcaggcagactgagaggtttgggtttaaaagcaaaagtcggtaggattttttctttctcttcccctgctagctgtgtgtaaagcaggctagaggagattgtgttaaaagcaaaggtctgtaagtttttttggtctctcccttctgagtactctgaagacAGAGGcactagggtttaacaaggatcttttttaaacaaaggcactccagttgtgagtcaccatacaccagcaaaacacatgtgcaaatgaatgggtttttttctttctaactctgtcaggaatagctaggtagaaggagttaaaaaaaaagactgttgctaagcaaccctcaggaggcaacagagaagcagaatttcaggcagtaaacaccagagggtgccCCAATACAAGgaaacagaaaccatgactaccaaggatgccctgaaacaggaacgagcGAGactggaggcagaagaacaaatcaaagacgcagaccacaggcgagacatgggaaaaaaactacaagagatggagctgagagaaagagaaagagaggccgcccacaggagagagctggagataaaagagaaagagttggaaatccagagggaggcccaccggcaggccctggaattagcacaggctaggcagcatgctccagccaaccctaacaacccttcgccagttattgttccacatcccaagagatttcccacctacaaggcaggtgatgacactgaagccttcttagagaattttgaaagagcctgccttgggtacaacatccctgaagaccagtacatgatagaactgaggccacagctcagtggacccttagcagaggtggcggctgaaatgcctaaggagaacatgaacgactataaactttttcaaaccaaggccagatacagaatggggataacacctgaacaggcccgtcggcggttcagagccctaatatggaaaccagatgtgtcatttccctgacacacctaccacattgcaaagaattatgaagcctggatatcaggagccaatgttaaatctctggacaacATGTGCCTCCTAATACacttggagcagttcttagagggtgttccggaggaaatcgaaaggtacatcctagatgggaagcccaaaactgtaactgaggtgggggagattggagccagatgggtggaagtggcagaaaagaaaagagctactatcaaggggagcgaatatcacagaggTCAccccgacaataaaccctatacccgagggcaaaccaagaccccacctacaacccaagaaaagctgtcgactccctattctctcacctcaccaatctccagtaacccacctcggcccagtgaccagtcagctgggcgatgcttcaagtgtaataaactgggacatataaaggccaactgccccaagaaccccaaccgagtgcagttcattttatctccatcactccaaagatccccagacccagatgcctctcaaataccctcagagcgaagggaaattttgagagtgggcagaaagaaggttatcacgtggagagacacgggggcacaagtgtcagctatccaccaatcctcaGTGGACCCCAGattcatcaactcaaaggcccaagtgacaatttaccccttcatggcacaagcggtaaacttgcctacagctaaactgcctgtccagtacaaaggctggtcaggaatgtggacatttgcagtctataacaattatcacatccccatgctactgggggaagacttggccaacctggtaaagtgggccaagacggtgggaatggttacacgcaggcaagcctccagacccatccctgttcctgagccgtccacaggggccccgtctgtgttggcagagacccagacaaaggtagtggactcggattccctgccaacgactgcaacagccgcagtacttccagtcccagacccggacctggaaacgcaaccagcactagaactattgccagcactgacacctgcgcttgcaaacacatcttcaaccccaacgccagagggcaccagcgagcctgaactggcagaagcagcagacaaccagacccaagaggctcagccagagcctgaaataccacctggtgcaccagcggaaagcggttcaccaatcacaaaaacaaccccatcgcctacatcgcttcccgaaggaccaagccgaagtccacagtctgaggaggaactggtgtctccaacctccaggaaacagttccagactgagcaggaagcagatgacagccttcagaaagcttgggcagtggcacggagcacctcaccgcctctcagttcttctaacagatctcggtttgttatagaacaagggcttttatatagggagactctttctggtggacaccgggaagactggcatccacaaaaacagttggtggttccaactaagtaccgggggaagctcttaagcttagcccatgatcatcccagtggccatgctggggtgaacagaaccaaagacaggttggggaagtccttccactgggaggggatgggcaaggatgttgccaagtatgtccggtcttgtgaggtatgccaaagagtgggaaagccccaagaccaggtcaaggcccctctccagccactccccataatagaggtcccataaTAGAGTAtccaagtagctgtggatatcctgggtcctttcccaaaaaagacccccagaggaaagcagtacatattaactttcgtggactttgctacctgatggccggaagcagtagctctaggcaacattagggctaaaactgtgtgccaggctctaatagacatttttgccagagtaggttggccctctgatatccttacggattcagggacaaatttcctggcagggaccatgaaagaactgtgggaaactcatggggtgaatcacttggttgccaccccgtaccaccatcaaaccaatggtctggtggaaaggtttaatggaactttgggggccatgatctgtaaatttgtgaatgaacactccaatgactgggacctagtgttgcagcagttgctctttgcttacagggctgtatcacatcccagtttagggttctcactgtttgagcttgtgtatggccatgaggttaaggggccattacagttggtgaagtagcaatgggaggggtttacgccttctccagggactaatattctggactttgtaagcaacctacaaagcaccctccgacactctttagcccttgctaaagaaaacctaaaggatgctcaaaaggagcaaaaggcctggtatgataaacataccagagagccttccttcaaggtaggagaccaggttatggtcttaaaggcacaacaggcccataaaatggaagcatcatgggaagggccattcatggtccaaaagcgcctgggagctgttaattacctcatagcatttcccaattcctccctaaagccccgagtgtaccacgttaattctcccaagcccttttattacagagacttacaggtttgtcagttcacagcccagggaggagatgatgctgagtggcctgacggtgtctacaacaaagggaaaagtaacggtggcaTGGGAGAGGTAACCCTCTCCACAACCCGGAAACGTCTGCAggggcaacagatcaagaagttgatgcactctcccgtgaaagttctctaacatcaactggttaaaaattgtccttgcaatgtgaagaatcttgtagttttacataattagtgacatatgtaaggatgcatgggtttattgatctgtttattttaaagttctagggagaaatcactgtcagtgtggttccacactgtcagcgatttggggggcgtgtcataaacagataagaaaagttaatagcacagaagtactttatatctctttgactataaagagttaacaagtttagtaagcctggctgtcacctgaccagaggactaatcaggaaacaggatactttcaaatcttccgggagggaagtttctgtgtgtgctgttagaatttggttgttgttcaccctgggggctcagagggaccagacgtgcaaccaggtttctctccaatctctccgatacaggctcttatagattcagaatagtgagtactagatacataaagcgagttaggcttatgtttgttttctttatttgcaagtgtgtatttggatggaagaagttcaaatgtgtatttggctggaaggagttcaaattggtattttgctgaaaagattttaatttgtacttgtatacttagactgggagagtattcccagtgtctatagctgaaagaccctgtacctattccattttaaatttacaaagctattttttactgttttcctctctttaattaaaagcttttcttgtttaagaacctgtttttttattctggtgtgagaccccaggggacggggtctggattcaccagggaattggtggggagaaaggagggaagagggagagagaggctgatttctctctgtgtcaggattactttctctcaggaagagtctgggagggggaaagagaaggagggaggaaggtgaattgtcctctctgttttgtgattcaaggagtttgaatcacacggTGATCTTCCAGgggaactcagggaggggaagcctgggagaggcaacggtgagggaaagggtttactttccttgtgttaagatccagagagtctgggtcttggggttccccgggcaaggttttgtggggaccagagtgtaccaggcactggaattcctggttggtggcagcgctacaggttctaagctggtaattgagcttagaggaattcatgctggtaccccatcttttggacgctaaggttcagagtggggaattgtaccatgacaagacGTAACCCCACTGGAGTCACAGGGCTGGTTCCCATCTCACTGacaatggtgtaaatcaggtgTAAGCCCACTGGAGTCACCTGGGCTGGTTGTCCTGTCAGTCagtgtaaattgggagtaacCCAGCGGGAGTCTGTGGAGCCACACCAGCAAGTGAGGGAAGAAACAACGATGCTTTTACCCAATTATGGGAAGTCTGCCAGGTCGCAGTGGCTAATGGGGGAGTGTGCTGGATGTATTGGGGGGCAGATCCAGTTTTTCACGTGTTGAAGCTTTATCACTGCATGAAGCAGAGGTCACTCTGTGTTCACAAAGGCAAATAGCCAGTGGAGCAAATGCTCCAGGTGATTAACAGTGTTTaaatagatttcagagtagcagcagtgttagtctgtatccgcaaaaagaacaggagttcttcttcgagtgattgctcatatgcattccagttaggtgtgtgcatgccacgTGCATGTTCgttggagaaacttttaccctagcaacactcggcgggtcggctgggcgccccctggagtggcaccgttatggtgccggatatataccccagccaacccggccacccttcagttccttcttaccgcccgtgtcggttgttggaacagtagagtgcagcttagctgacctccaccttccctagctactcgtagtctcTTCTAGTTGTTATATTCGTAGTGTAGTTAACTGttattgtatatatatagttcgttagatttagttatagttcatagttatagttgttagttagtaagtgttgcggggttcggggggtagccccttccccacacccggtgctggagctcatgcctggctcaccgggtttcaagcagtgctcggcctgtcataggccgatgccaacaggagatccccacgactcctgtttgaagtgcctaggggaatcgcacttattggctaagtgcccaatttgcaaggcttttaagctgagaactaaaaaggagcgggacattagattaaAGCAGCTTctaatggaagcggccctgacactgtcgtcctcggcaccgagcacgaGCCAGTCGGTGAGCAGAGGCACCGGTACGCCTAAGGATTCCCGGCACCGGCCACCGCCGGCACCGAAATCGACTCCGcgccactccctctccccgaggtcgaagacggTGAAGGGTCAGACGGCAACACCCGCgttgcagccagagactgcacTTAGGTCTGACTGCTCGGCACCAATACCTGCCGCGGCGGAGCAGAAACCGGTACCGTCAACTCCAGCCCCacgagggccgttgagtccggcgcctgacagctccccagcactTGCCGTAGTAGAGCTCACTTTGCCGTCTACCCCAGAGACGTTTTCCGCAGCGAGGGACTTGATCGCCATTACCGAGGCGACACCGCCCCTACCCCTGGCACCACCGATGCGAGTATTGCAGTCCATGGGCAAGCTGACCCTGACCAGACTGCCGTCTGTCAGCGTAGCGGACCGGCACCGCTCGAGATCACGATCCCACAGGCGCTCTGGGTTGAGACGTCATTCCCACTCTCAACGTCGCGctcagtcccggcaccgttcctcaccacggcaccggtcggactctcggcaccggtcggaCTCTCGCTCCTCAACCCGctactcgcggtaccgctccagTTCCCGGCACCATCCCAGGCACCGTATCTCCCGGAGCAGGTCAAGGCATAGAAACTCGAGatcccggtcaacctcccggcaccggtctggtcgcaggtcccagtcTCGCTCTCGGTACCGCTCTGTGTACTGGCACCGGTCCCCACGATCGAGGGGTGCGAGATCCATCGGGACTTCGGCTCCAGGTTTTTCTGCTccaccatggccatccagacacatgGCTGTATCCTCCCAGGCGGACAGCTACTATGACCGGGACCGGGATACGGAGGTACCTACGAGAGTTTTCCAGGACTCTCGGCTGCAGGACATAGGACCTcaacagtggtccttctggacaccctgggcgtaccaccaagcccagggtgcccccctagTCCAGACctgctctgctgcctcagaatatcgggcaccagaggccaccatttcccgcccccccccgcgGTTGAGTCAGAGAAGCACGCGACACATCCTCTGGACTCCCCGGGGCAACTGGAGCAGGAActgtcccaggagcaggaggctgtCCGGGACCCTCTCATTCCTggggtatcctcctcctcctcaccggatgaggctgtggcagggacctcatcatcagggcccccgccgatagacctcagggcccatcaggacctccttcgcAGGGTGGCCCTCAATatcaacctcccagtggaggaaGTCCCAGAAGTCGAAGACCccgtagtgagcatcctcaccgCTGATGCTCCCACCCTTGTCGCATTGCCATTCATTAAAACTatccaggccactgccgacaccctctggcagtctccagtctccattccaccgacggcaaagggagttgagagaaagtacatggtaccctctcgggggtataAGTACTTGTacgttcctcctcctccctcctccttagttgtccagtcggtcaacgaaagggagcgacatggccagcaggggccggccccaaagtccaaagaggccagacggatggatctcctgggtcgcaaggtgtactcagcgggggccctacagctccgagtggccaaccaacaggctctactgagccgaTACAATTATAACACTTGGGCAGAAGTGGGTAGGTTCACCGAGCTGCTACCCctggactcacgccaggaatttaacgcgttcctggaggaaggaaagaaagtggccaggacctctctccaggcctccctagacgcggccgactcagcagccagaactttGGCCTTGGGCATCAccatgaggcgtatctcctggctccaggtctctaacctgcctcctgagctgcagtacaccatccaggacctaccctttgatggcaagggtttgttctcggaaaagactgatcccaggctgcagagcctgaaggataatagggtcatcatgcgctcgttgggaatgcatacccccgtaacccagcgtagacccttcaggccccaaacacACCGCCCGTACTTTACACCTCagcagaggcaggacctcagtagAAGGCGCAGGCGGGGTGGCCGCAGACGCCATTCCGGTCCCCAGGGGAGCCAGAACCACGGGCCCTCTAAGGCACCACCAGGCCCtaagtccaacttttgaaggtgcgcccggggacggcgtaccagtctcaGGACAGAATCCTTTCCCTCTCTTCTtcaaccgtctctcctacttcctcccggcgtggtcccaattgacgTCGGATCTTTGGGTTCTGCACacggtgaagcaaggataccacctccaatttgcttcatcaccgccctcccgccccccatcccggtccctcttcagggacccctctcacgagcaagtcctcctacaggaggtccaatctctcctcgctgtgggagctatagaggaggtacctttagacgagaggggaaaggggttttactcccactattttctgattcccaagtccaagggaggcctcagacctatcctagacctgcgcggactcaacaaaGGGATGcccaagttgaagttccgcatggtctccttgGGAACGATTATCccgtccctggatcctggagactggtataccgccctcgacatgaaagatgcgtacttccacattgccatctttccaccacacaggaagtaccttcgctttatggccaaccaccagcacttccaattcacagtcctccccttcggcctctccatggccccgagggtgttcacgaagtgcatggccgtcgtcgccgcccacctccgccggcaacagatacatgtgttcccgtatctggacgactggctcatcaaggggacCTCTCAATCTCAGGTCCAGCAGTATGTCGGCATAATCACGGACCTATTCTCCCGGTTGGGCCTATTCCTCAACACCGAGAAATCTACCCTGGTCCCCATACAAAGGCTGGACTTCAGAGGGGCAACGCtggactccactcaagccagggcctacttgcctcagccccgcttccaagCTATCGTATCGATCATACGAGGTTTacaggcctccccaatcacctcagcTTGCACCTGCCTTGgcctcctggggcatatggccgcatgtacttatgtgaccaagTATGCCAGACTCCGCATGAGACGCTTTCAAACGTGGCTCCATTCGGtcttccgcccgggcagggaccctatagacgtcctggtgacagtttcccccagccccctccgctccctcgactggtggctaactccatccctggtatgtgcagggatgccattccatccacAGCCGCCATCGATGACCTTAACGACGGATGCgtcatccctcggttgggggggcccatctaggtcacctgcgtacccagggcctttggtcatcccaggagctgacactccacataaacgtccgggagttgagagcagtctgccttgcttgccaggcgttccagcaacatcttcacAGCCATTGTGTTttcggtattcacggacaacacaatggccatgtactacatcaacaaacggGGGGACCCGCTCGTCTCCCGTGTCAaaaggccattcgactctgggacttctgtatagcccactcgatagacctagtGGCGTCCTTTCTTCCGGGggtccggaacactctggcggatcggcTCAGCTGGTCCTTCCTATGTCACGAGTGGTCAATAAGACCAGACATCATCCATTCGATCTTCCGGAGATGGGGATTTCCCCTCATAGACATGTTTGCCTCCCactcgaacaggaagtgccaggagttctgctcctttcagggtctctctccgggGTCAATCAcagacgcattcctcctgtcgtggaggcaccacctgctgtatgccttccctccatttCCTCTGGTGCACAAGATCCTGTTAAAGCTctgcagggacaaagcgcatctgatcctgatcgcgcctgcgtggcccagacagcactggtacaccaccctgctagatctgtccatggacaccccagttctcctccctctcctcccagacctgatcacgcaagaccacggcaggcttcgtcacccagacCCGCGAGCCCTCCACCTCACAGTGTGGCTCCTGCTTGGCTAAACACAGTGGAGTTGTGCTGTTCCGCTCCGGTTCAGCATATTCTCCTCAGCAGCACGAAGCCTTCCACCTGCTCCACATATTTGGCGAAGTGGAAACGCTTCTTTTGCTGGTGCGCAACTCAGGGTGTTACTCCTTCGGAGACCTcgattcccacggtcctagactacctctggtaccttaagcaacagggcctggcgacatcctctctgaaggtgcacttagcggctaTATCCACTTGCCGGCCAGGTGAGGGTGGCCACtccgtgttctcccaccccttggtcACTCAgttcattaa from Gopherus flavomarginatus isolate rGopFla2 chromosome 12, rGopFla2.mat.asm, whole genome shotgun sequence includes the following:
- the LOC127032167 gene encoding serine/arginine repetitive matrix protein 2-like, translated to MPGSPGFKQCSACHRPMPTGDPHDSCLKCLGESHLLAKCPICKAFKLRTKKERDIRLKQLLMEAALTLSSSAPSTSQSVSRGTGTPKDSRHRPPPAPKSTPRHSLSPRSKTVKGQTATPALQPETALRSDCSAPIPAAAEQKPVPSTPAPRGPLSPAPDSSPALAVVELTLPSTPETFSAARDLIAITEATPPLPLAPPMRVLQSMGKLTLTRLPSVSVADRHRSRSRSHRRSGLRRHSHSQRRAQSRHRSSPRHRSDSRHRSDSRSSTRYSRYRSSSRHHPRHRISRSRSRHRNSRSRSTSRHRSGRRSQSRSRYRSVYWHRSPRSRGARSIGTSAPGFSAPPWPSRHMAVSSQADSYYDRDRDTEVPTRVFQDSRLQDIGPQQWSFWTPWAYHQAQGAPLVQTCSAASEYRGSQNHGPSKAPPGPKSNF